A genomic region of Campylobacter lari contains the following coding sequences:
- a CDS encoding flagellin N-terminal helical domain-containing protein, with amino-acid sequence MGFRINTNVASLNAQNNANLNSRALDNSLSRLSSGLRINSAADDASGMAIADSLRSQANTLGQAISNGNDA; translated from the coding sequence ATGGGATTTCGTATAAATACTAATGTGGCATCTTTAAATGCTCAAAACAACGCAAATTTAAACTCAAGAGCATTAGATAACTCTCTAAGCAGATTAAGTTCAGGTCTTAGAATCAACTCTGCAGCAGATGATGCTTCAGGTATGGCTATAGCAGATAGCTTAAGATCGCAAGCTAATACTTTAGGTCAAGCTATAAGCAATGGTAATGATGCTT